Genomic segment of Bacteroides stercoris ATCC 43183:
GTACGGGAGAATTGGTTTACCGTATAAAGTCATATTGGCTTTGTAGTTCTCATACATTTGTTTGCGGAAATCCGCAGGTATTTGTTCCTTTTCTTTTCTCAGTTTCATTTTATGCCCCCTTTCTTGTATTCTCTCATCGCTTGGCTAAGGCTTTCCGTCTTATCCAATAGCCTTGCCAGCTTATCCACGTCCACGATAACCTCACCATCCAAATAAGCCCAAACCTTTCTCAGAGCTTCCGCAATGGCTTTTGCTTCTTTAGAATCTTTCAGAGAATTAAGAACCTCCTTATTGGTAGCTGTAACCCTACCGTTTTCTTTGGCGTTATCCACAGCCGACTTTGCAGCCTTTACTTGTTCTTTCTCACTTCCATAATTGGCGGCAATCTCCTTAGCCGCCTTAACCGACAATTCCCCTTTCATAATCCTTTCTTGAATGTACGGGGGCAAATCCAACAAGGAAAGGCATTTGCTTATGAAAGCCGGGCTTTTCTTGAACTTATCCGCTATCTCAACTTGGCTATATCCAAATTCTTCTTTGAAACGTCTGAACATGATAGCGCACTCGTATTCGGTAAATTTCTTACCCTCGTTACGCATCATCTGTTGAATATACAATTCTTCAGTAGAAGCGTCCTTTCGGGCTTTCATGGCACGAACATAAGGAATATCCGCACCCTCGGATATAGCCAACATGGTAGCCCTATACCTGCGTTCACCATCCACCAATTTATATTTCTCGTTGCCCTCATCATCCTTAAAGGCTATAACCGTCAGAGGATTTAAGACACCCTTTGCCTTTATTTGCTCTTTCAGTTCGTCAAGGTCAAAATCACGTCTTACATTGAAACCGTCCACAACCACGATATTACGGGGGTCAATCAAAAATAGGTCTGTATTCTTCGTTTTATTCGTTTCCATACTACTGTCATTTATTTAGTTCATAGTGCTTACAAAACTTCT
This window contains:
- a CDS encoding ParB/RepB/Spo0J family partition protein, whose translation is METNKTKNTDLFLIDPRNIVVVDGFNVRRDFDLDELKEQIKAKGVLNPLTVIAFKDDEGNEKYKLVDGERRYRATMLAISEGADIPYVRAMKARKDASTEELYIQQMMRNEGKKFTEYECAIMFRRFKEEFGYSQVEIADKFKKSPAFISKCLSLLDLPPYIQERIMKGELSVKAAKEIAANYGSEKEQVKAAKSAVDNAKENGRVTATNKEVLNSLKDSKEAKAIAEALRKVWAYLDGEVIVDVDKLARLLDKTESLSQAMREYKKGGIK